In the Entelurus aequoreus isolate RoL-2023_Sb linkage group LG21, RoL_Eaeq_v1.1, whole genome shotgun sequence genome, gtctttgtttaaaaaaaaattttttaaaaagatttatttttgaaattatgaatcaggatgaataagaatcggtttgaatgtgaattgttttttttttgtgccctCTAATACTTTGTTCATCTTAGCTAGAATCTCcgcaaaaaaataattatagtcAAACATATAGACCGTGTGTTTGTAATAATTCCATATACTTGTATTTAGTACTACCCAGTACCCCATTATTATTCAGTACTCATACTTAGTATTACCCAGTACTCATTATTATTCAGTACTAGTACTTGATATTACCCAGTACTCATTATTATTCAGTACTTGCACTTAGTATTACACAGTACTCATTATTATTCAGTAGTTGTACTTAGTATTACCCAGTACTCATTATTATTCAGCAGTTGTACATAGTATTACCCAGTACTCATTATTATTCAGTACTTGTACTTAGTATGACACAGTACTCATTATTATTCAGTACTTGCACTTATTATTACCAGGTACTCAATATTATTCAGTAATTGTACTTGGTATTACTCAGGACTCACTGTTATTCAGTACTTGTACTTAGTATTACCCAGTACTCATTAATATTCAGTACTCGTACTTATTATTACATAGTGCTCATTATTGGCCACTACTCATACTTAGTATTACTCAGTACTCTTTATTCTTCAGTACTCGTTCTTTGTATTACAGAGTACTCATTATTATTCAGTACTCGTATTTAGTATTACTCAGTACTCATTATCATTCACTAATCGTACTTAGTATTACCCAGTACTCATTTTTATTCAGTATTCTTACTTAGTATTACACAGTATTCATTATTTAGTACTCTTACTTAGTATTACTCAGTACTCATTATTATTCAGTAATCGTACTTAGTATTACTCAGTACTCATCATTATTCAGTATTCTTACTTAGTATTACTCAGTATTCATTATTTAGTACTCTTACTTAGTATTACTCAGTACTCATTATTATTCAGTAATTGTACTTAGTATTACTCAGTACTCATTATTATTCAGTAATTGTACTTAGTATTACTCAGTACTCATCATTATTTAGTACTCTTACTTAGTATTGCTCAGTACTCATTATTATTCAGTAATTGTACTTAGTATTACTCAGTACTCATCATTATTTAGTACTCTTACTTAGTATTACTCAGTATTCATTATTTAGTACTCTTAATTAGTATGACTCAGTATTCATTATTATTCAGTAATCGTACTTAGTATTTTAGGATTTTACCTGGAGCGCCAGATAGTGTTTCCACCTGCTGTCGCCATTAATCACTTCAGAATGGATTCTTAAAATGACACCACGGACTTCACCTCACTTGCAGCGGAAAAGAGGATTTCATATTCTACGATTAGTTTTGCGTTAGCTTGACATCATCTTGTCGACAAACATTTGACTTCCAGAACCAAACAGCTTTGAGAAGAAGGCGGGGATTCGCGTGGACGGCGTCCAGCTGGGGGAGGACTTCGCTCGTCTccgggagatgatgtcacagtccGCGTGGTACCGCCGCGCCGGTCTCTACGGACCCGACGTGGGTCAACCCCGACACCGCACCGTCGACTTGTTGGACAGGTGCGTCCGCTCGCCGATAGGTCTTCCTCGTCCTCGTCCGTCCGCCGACATTTTGATTTGCTGGTGTCCCTCAGGTTCCTGAGGAGCGGATCCCACGCCGTGGACGCCTGCACCTGGCACCAGTGAGTGCGAGGTCATGTGACACACCGTGGACACAAAGACGATGTTTGTCTCCATAGTTACTACGTCAACGGGAGGGACACGTCGCTGGACGACTTCCTGGACCCCAAGATCCTGGACTCCCTGGCGCCCCAGATCAAACACGTCATGAAGGCAAGTGGCTTGTGGCGTGTGTCACGTGGCGTGCTGACGCCCCCTGGCTTCCCGTCTGCGCAGGAAGTGAGGCGCACGTCTCCGGGGAAGCCTGTGTGGCTGGGAGAGACAAGCTCCGCCTACGGGGGCGGGGCCGTGGGCCTGTCGGACACGTTCGCAGCGGGCTTCATGTGAGTGACACGTGGTGGCGTGGGCTTGATTGAGTTAGCGCTCGTTAAGACGTCACGCGCTGCTCAGGTGGTTGGACAAGTTAGGACTGGCGGCTAAAATGGGCGTGGCCGTGGTGATGAGGCAGGTCTTGCTGGGTTCCGGAACCTACCACCTGCTGGACGACAACTTGGATCCTCTTCCGGTGAGTGGCCCTTCCATTGACCTTTGACCTCCGCCTCCCCCTGAGCGTGTGTGGTGTCGTGCAGGACTACTGGCTGACGCTCCTGCACAAGTCTCTGGTTGGACGCGGCGTTCTGAGCGCCGCCATCTTTGCCGAGACGAGCGGAAGCAGACGCGTACGTCTCTACCTGCAATGCAGCGCCACGCGCAGGTAGGTGACCTTTCACCCCACCTGTCACACGCTGCATCACTTAGCAAATATTCCTCGCAGGTACGCGGCGGGCGCGGTCACGCTCATCGCCATGAACCTGGGCAAGATGGCCGCCCAGGTCGCCGTACCAACATGGCTAGCGGCGAGTGGCGTGGACGCCTTTGTGCTTCAGTCGGATGTAGAAGGCGAGGACGGCCTCTTGTCCAGGTGAGCACCAGAGAAGTTCTATCCATCATTACTGTACCTACTGTACTTCAATGATTCATCTTGAAATATCCATCATTACTGTACCTACTGTACTTCAATGATTCATCTTGAAATATCCATCATTACTGAACCTACTGTACGTCAATGATTCATCTTGAAATATCCGTCATTACTGTACCTACTGTACTTCAATGATTCATCTTGAAATATCCGTCATTACTGTACCTACTGTACTTCAATGATTCATCTTGAAATATCCATCATTACTGTACCTACTGTACTTCAATGGTTCATCTTGAAATATCCATCATTACTGTACCTACTGTACTTCAATGGTTCATCTTGAAATATCCATCATTACTGTACCTACTGTACTTCAATGGTTCATCTTGAAATATCCATCATTACTGTACCTACTGTACTTCAATGATTCATCTTGAAATATCCATCATTACTGAACCTACTGTACGTCAATGATTCATCTTGAAATATCCGTCATTACTGTACCTACTGTACTTCAATGATTCATCTTGAAATATCCGTCATTACTGTACCTACTGTACTTCAATGATTCATCTTGAAATATCCATCATTACTGTACCTACTGTACTTCAATGGTTCATCTTGAAATATCCATCATTACTGTACCTACTGTACTTCAATGGTTCA is a window encoding:
- the hpse gene encoding heparanase, producing MSIYIVTSACRAKGAWLQSDPVSRQTRRQKAPKVTMEAVEKTLLLLLLLALVVLCAPTGGTRARHRVDPRFVSVTIDASLAQDERFMYLLSSPKVRTLAKALAPAYVRFGGTRQDFMEFSPQRDRGMAVPKRNWAELPLCWEEHLKAQWRKQAKLLAQQDMNRKFPQIEFTEVTLDLLHAFANNSGLDLIFGLNALLRNADNTWNSSNARSLLGYCQSKRYRVSWELGNEPNSFEKKAGIRVDGVQLGEDFARLREMMSQSAWYRRAGLYGPDVGQPRHRTVDLLDRFLRSGSHAVDACTWHHYYVNGRDTSLDDFLDPKILDSLAPQIKHVMKASGLWRVSRGVLTPPGFPSAQEVRRTSPGKPVWLGETSSAYGGGAVGLSDTFAAGFMWLDKLGLAAKMGVAVVMRQVLLGSGTYHLLDDNLDPLPDYWLTLLHKSLVGRGVLSAAIFAETSGSRRVRLYLQCSATRRYAAGAVTLIAMNLGKMAAQVAVPTWLAASGVDAFVLQSDVEGEDGLLSRSVMLNGDLLKMAEGGTLPPLKGSRLPAAEHLQLPAFSLAFFVFTDAQHHACAA